A single Rhopalosiphum padi isolate XX-2018 chromosome 4, ASM2088224v1, whole genome shotgun sequence DNA region contains:
- the LOC132929083 gene encoding TBC1 domain family member 9-like isoform X1: MWVNPKEVLIPKALWKNEKISVYFLLQHRVGHGQGNKLSSLLVGTFDSLFETKPSPYRILHQTSKSEVYYEIACALTESDIIKDWEWLENNLDLKIFENEDDVTDFVCCKIKSLVATNISETPDEENSESFKDASIKFHRLFNVSRDTTLVCYYSCSYLKKNIPRQGWLYLSVEYLCFYSYLLGIEDKIVVRWTDVINLDKNNGMLTDTIKVTTRDKREYKFFMFLHSSDTYDLMKQLVNLAMKGIINDVWFNKDHNLLLKVNKYVPKRQSFVKRDLDARAMSETYRLLFRLPLNEKLDGVTNATLNTHNKKHVFGLVYLSQNFLCFNSKTKDPLNVIIPLCDVSQVEKLEPIPNDTSFDNAIIITLKQTNDNKKPPFFIFSQIIEREFFLKNISDFLGSLKTRSISKLQMVDSISDNEIKQPLRFTFRMKEQDNSIIKIKQRTKEVKWEIYFKEHGDSISMYRTKGLVKLVLEGIPESLRSNLWLKFSGAYHDMVANPGLYNELVNIASTTKSISHDEIERDLHRSLPEHPAFQSEIGINALRRVLTAYATKNPQIGYCQAMNIIASVLLIYCTEEEAFWQLACICENMLPDYYNNKVVGALVDQGVMDNLIAKHLPFIYDILSRLGLIQMISLSWFLTIFLSVMPYQSAIHIVDWFFFDGAKVIFQVALSILEMNQKRLACCRDDGEAMQTLCNYLSGIYNEEFEQSELYKDGDKINKSVSVQELIENGYQKFRSVNSKNIENLRVMNRLKVVQSLEDGNEKNIVRSLVPDNYFSPDELMDLLRFVREEVVSVHKRTHVQPLKAETPMEPYESYRIDFHLFETMFMEISPLAKNNSVNNLAVRLFKLVDKNEDGFLNFRELTEALGLTSTVDVTIRLKILYLLHLSPLLSNDLLSATEPNISESGAEYASDAAEYFNANISSGIICESNLNDLKTLRSITNWQHSTICLPTMSEERFVALCKTMYNLIENSPRDQEMHNNISKISAILLELGNLNKEESNKSENRNDSEWFINAEQFVATALTVQKLVEFIGVRGNVLQALRELRNN; the protein is encoded by the exons atgtggGTGAACCCCAAGGAAGTGTTAATCCCCAAAGCTCtttg gaaaaatgaaaaaataagtgTATACTTTCTGTTACAACACCGAGTCGGTCATGGACAGGGGAATAAATTATCTTCATTATTAGTTGGAACATTTGATAGTCTTTTTGAAACCAAACCTAGTCCTTACAGGATCTTACATCAAACATCAAAATCAGAAGTGTATTatg aAATAGCTTGTGCATTAACTGAATCAGATATTATAAAAGATTGGGAATGGCTGGAAAATAACTTGGATCTCAAAATATTTGAGAATGAAGATGATGTCACTGATTTTGTTTGCTGTAAAATTAAAAGCTTAGTAGCAACTAATATATCTGAGACACCAGACGAAGAAAATTCTGAATCATTTAAAGATGCATCTATAAAATTTCATCGTCTGTTTAATGTGTCACGTGATACTACTTTAGTTTGTTATTATTCTTGCAG CTATTTGAAAAAGAATATCCCTCGTCAAGGTTGGCTTTATTTGTCTGtagaatatttatgtttttattcatatttgttGGGAATAGAAGATAAAATAGTTGTAAGATGGACCGATGTAATCAATTTGGATAAAAATAATGGTATGTTAACAGATACAATTAAAGTGACAACAAGAGACAAAAGAGAA tataaattttttatgtttctacATTCATCGGATACATATGATTTAATGAAGCAATTAGTTAATCTAGCAATGAAAGg aattATTAATGATGTGTGGTTCAATAAAGATCATAATCTTCTTCTCAAAGTCAA taaGTATGTTCCTAAAAGACAGTCTTTTGTGAAACGTGACCTAGATGCAAGAGCAATGTCTGAAACATATCGGCTTCTATTTCGATTACCCTTAAATGAAAAACTAGATGGAGTTACTAATGCTACATTgaatacacacaataaaaaacatGTGTTTGGACTAGTATACTTATCTCAAAACTTTTTGTGTTTTAATAGTAAA ACAAAGGATCCATTGAATGTGATTATTCCATTATGTGATGTATCACAAGTTGAGAAATTAGAACCTATACCTAATGATACGTCATTTGATAATGCCATTATAATAACTTTGAAACaaacaaatgataataaaaaacctccatttttcatattttcacaAATTATAGAAAGagaatttttcttaaaaaatatatctgacTTTTTAGGCAGTTTAAAAAC aagatCAATTTCTAAATTGCAAATGGTTGATTCAATATCAGATAACGAAATAAAACAACCATTGAGATTTACTTTTCGAATGAAAGAGCAGGACAATTCTATTATCAAAATCAAACAACGAACTAAGGAAGTTAAATGGGAAATATACTTCAAAGAGCATGGGGACAGTATTTCGATGTATAGAACAAAAGGATTAGTTAAATTGGTTTTAGAGGGTATACCAGAGTCGTTGAGATCAAATCTTTGGCTAAAATTTTCTG gtgCTTACCATGATATGGTGGCAAATCCAGGACTATACAATGAATTAGTAAATATTGCTTCTACAACTAAATCTATATCTCATGATGAAATTGAACGAGATTTACATAGATCATTACCTGAACATCCAGCTTTCCAATCTGAAATTGGTATTAATGCATTGCGTAGGGTCCTTACGGCCTACGCAACAAAAAATCCTcaaattg GTTACTGCCAGGCCATGAATATCATTGCATCTGtgttgttaatttattgtacagaAGAAGAAGCGTTTTGGCAGTTGGCCTGCATTTGTGAAAATATGTTACCagattattataacaacaaagTAGTAGGAGCTTTAGTTGACCAAGGAGTTATGGATAATCTTATAGCAAAGCATTTaccatttatttatgatattttgtcTAGACTTGGTTTGATTCAAATGATATCATTATCTTGGTTTCTTACAATATTTCTCag tgTGATGCCATATCAAAGCGCAATTCACATTGTTGATTGGTTTTTCTTTGATGGAGCTAAAGTCATATTTCAa gtGGCTTTATCTATTTTAGAAATGAATCAAAAACGATTGGCTTGTTGTCGTGATGATGGTGAAGCAATGCAAACTTTGTGCAATTATTTATCAGGAATCTATAATGAAGAATTTGAGCAAAGTGAATTATATAAAGAtggtgataaaataaataag AGTGTGTCAGTTCAAGAATTAATAGAGAATGGATACCAAAAATTTAGATCtgttaatagtaaaaatattgaaaatcttcGTGTCATGAATAGACTTAAGGTGGTTCAATCATTAGAAGAtggaaatgaaaaaaacataGTCAGGTCATTAGTCccagataattatttttcaccaGATGAATTGATG GATTTGCTAAGATTTGTTAGAGAAGAAGTAGTTTCTGTGCATAAAAGGACTCACGTTCAACCACTCAAAGCAGAAACACCTATGGAACCTTATGAATCTTACAGAATTGACTTTCATCTATTTGAAACCATGTTTATGGAAATTTCCCCCTTagctaaaaataatagtgttaataatttGGCAGTTCGACTGTTtaag ttgGTGGATAAGAATGAAGATGGGTTCTTAAACTTCCGTGAGTTAACAGAAGCATTAGGCTTAACATCTACTGTTGATGTAACTATAAGGctaaaaattctttatttacTACATTTATCACCACTTCTTTCAAATGATTTACTGTCTGCAACTGAACCAA atatttctGAAAGTGGAGCTGAATATGCCTCTGATGCTGCTGAATATTTTAATGCTAACATTTCAAGTGGTATAATTTGTG aatcaaacttaaatgatttaaaaacactaAGAAGTATTACTAATTGGCAACATTctacaatttgtttaccaaCCATGTCTGAAGAACGTTTTGTcgcattatgtaaaactatgtataATCTCATTGAAAATTCACCTAGAGACCAAGAAATGCATAATAACATATccaaaataa gtGCTATTTTATTAGAActtggaaatttaaataaagaagaGTCAAATAAA tcTGAAAATAGAAATGACAGTGAATGGTTTATAAATGCAGAACAATTTGTTGCTACTGCATTGACAGTACAAAAACTGGTCGAGTTTATTGGTGTAAGAGGTAATGTCTTACAAGCTCTTCGCGAAttgagaaataattaa
- the LOC132929083 gene encoding TBC1 domain family member 9-like isoform X2 codes for MWVNPKEVLIPKALWKNEKISVYFLLQHRVGHGQGNKLSSLLVGTFDSLFETKPSPYRILHQTSKSEVYYEIACALTESDIIKDWEWLENNLDLKIFENEDDVTDFVCCKIKSLVATNISETPDEENSESFKDASIKFHRLFNVSRDTTLVCYYSCSYLKKNIPRQGWLYLSVEYLCFYSYLLGIEDKIVVRWTDVINLDKNNGMLTDTIKVTTRDKREYKFFMFLHSSDTYDLMKQLVNLAMKGIINDVWFNKDHNLLLKVNKYVPKRQSFVKRDLDARAMSETYRLLFRLPLNEKLDGVTNATLNTHNKKHVFGLVYLSQNFLCFNSKTKDPLNVIIPLCDVSQVEKLEPIPNDTSFDNAIIITLKQTNDNKKPPFFIFSQIIEREFFLKNISDFLGSLKTRSISKLQMVDSISDNEIKQPLRFTFRMKEQDNSIIKIKQRTKEVKWEIYFKEHGDSISMYRTKGLVKLVLEGIPESLRSNLWLKFSGAYHDMVANPGLYNELVNIASTTKSISHDEIERDLHRSLPEHPAFQSEIGINALRRVLTAYATKNPQIGYCQAMNIIASVLLIYCTEEEAFWQLACICENMLPDYYNNKVVGALVDQGVMDNLIAKHLPFIYDILSRLGLIQMISLSWFLTIFLSVMPYQSAIHIVDWFFFDGAKVIFQVALSILEMNQKRLACCRDDGEAMQTLCNYLSGIYNEEFEQSELYKDGDKINKSVSVQELIENGYQKFRSVNSKNIENLRVMNRLKVVQSLEDGNEKNIVRSLVPDNYFSPDELMDLLRFVREEVVSVHKRTHVQPLKAETPMEPYESYRIDFHLFETMFMEISPLAKNNSVNNLAVRLFKLVDKNEDGFLNFRELTEALGLTSTVDVTIRLKILYLLHLSPLLSNDLLSATEPNISESGAEYASDAAEYFNANISSESNLNDLKTLRSITNWQHSTICLPTMSEERFVALCKTMYNLIENSPRDQEMHNNISKISAILLELGNLNKEESNKSENRNDSEWFINAEQFVATALTVQKLVEFIGVRGNVLQALRELRNN; via the exons atgtggGTGAACCCCAAGGAAGTGTTAATCCCCAAAGCTCtttg gaaaaatgaaaaaataagtgTATACTTTCTGTTACAACACCGAGTCGGTCATGGACAGGGGAATAAATTATCTTCATTATTAGTTGGAACATTTGATAGTCTTTTTGAAACCAAACCTAGTCCTTACAGGATCTTACATCAAACATCAAAATCAGAAGTGTATTatg aAATAGCTTGTGCATTAACTGAATCAGATATTATAAAAGATTGGGAATGGCTGGAAAATAACTTGGATCTCAAAATATTTGAGAATGAAGATGATGTCACTGATTTTGTTTGCTGTAAAATTAAAAGCTTAGTAGCAACTAATATATCTGAGACACCAGACGAAGAAAATTCTGAATCATTTAAAGATGCATCTATAAAATTTCATCGTCTGTTTAATGTGTCACGTGATACTACTTTAGTTTGTTATTATTCTTGCAG CTATTTGAAAAAGAATATCCCTCGTCAAGGTTGGCTTTATTTGTCTGtagaatatttatgtttttattcatatttgttGGGAATAGAAGATAAAATAGTTGTAAGATGGACCGATGTAATCAATTTGGATAAAAATAATGGTATGTTAACAGATACAATTAAAGTGACAACAAGAGACAAAAGAGAA tataaattttttatgtttctacATTCATCGGATACATATGATTTAATGAAGCAATTAGTTAATCTAGCAATGAAAGg aattATTAATGATGTGTGGTTCAATAAAGATCATAATCTTCTTCTCAAAGTCAA taaGTATGTTCCTAAAAGACAGTCTTTTGTGAAACGTGACCTAGATGCAAGAGCAATGTCTGAAACATATCGGCTTCTATTTCGATTACCCTTAAATGAAAAACTAGATGGAGTTACTAATGCTACATTgaatacacacaataaaaaacatGTGTTTGGACTAGTATACTTATCTCAAAACTTTTTGTGTTTTAATAGTAAA ACAAAGGATCCATTGAATGTGATTATTCCATTATGTGATGTATCACAAGTTGAGAAATTAGAACCTATACCTAATGATACGTCATTTGATAATGCCATTATAATAACTTTGAAACaaacaaatgataataaaaaacctccatttttcatattttcacaAATTATAGAAAGagaatttttcttaaaaaatatatctgacTTTTTAGGCAGTTTAAAAAC aagatCAATTTCTAAATTGCAAATGGTTGATTCAATATCAGATAACGAAATAAAACAACCATTGAGATTTACTTTTCGAATGAAAGAGCAGGACAATTCTATTATCAAAATCAAACAACGAACTAAGGAAGTTAAATGGGAAATATACTTCAAAGAGCATGGGGACAGTATTTCGATGTATAGAACAAAAGGATTAGTTAAATTGGTTTTAGAGGGTATACCAGAGTCGTTGAGATCAAATCTTTGGCTAAAATTTTCTG gtgCTTACCATGATATGGTGGCAAATCCAGGACTATACAATGAATTAGTAAATATTGCTTCTACAACTAAATCTATATCTCATGATGAAATTGAACGAGATTTACATAGATCATTACCTGAACATCCAGCTTTCCAATCTGAAATTGGTATTAATGCATTGCGTAGGGTCCTTACGGCCTACGCAACAAAAAATCCTcaaattg GTTACTGCCAGGCCATGAATATCATTGCATCTGtgttgttaatttattgtacagaAGAAGAAGCGTTTTGGCAGTTGGCCTGCATTTGTGAAAATATGTTACCagattattataacaacaaagTAGTAGGAGCTTTAGTTGACCAAGGAGTTATGGATAATCTTATAGCAAAGCATTTaccatttatttatgatattttgtcTAGACTTGGTTTGATTCAAATGATATCATTATCTTGGTTTCTTACAATATTTCTCag tgTGATGCCATATCAAAGCGCAATTCACATTGTTGATTGGTTTTTCTTTGATGGAGCTAAAGTCATATTTCAa gtGGCTTTATCTATTTTAGAAATGAATCAAAAACGATTGGCTTGTTGTCGTGATGATGGTGAAGCAATGCAAACTTTGTGCAATTATTTATCAGGAATCTATAATGAAGAATTTGAGCAAAGTGAATTATATAAAGAtggtgataaaataaataag AGTGTGTCAGTTCAAGAATTAATAGAGAATGGATACCAAAAATTTAGATCtgttaatagtaaaaatattgaaaatcttcGTGTCATGAATAGACTTAAGGTGGTTCAATCATTAGAAGAtggaaatgaaaaaaacataGTCAGGTCATTAGTCccagataattatttttcaccaGATGAATTGATG GATTTGCTAAGATTTGTTAGAGAAGAAGTAGTTTCTGTGCATAAAAGGACTCACGTTCAACCACTCAAAGCAGAAACACCTATGGAACCTTATGAATCTTACAGAATTGACTTTCATCTATTTGAAACCATGTTTATGGAAATTTCCCCCTTagctaaaaataatagtgttaataatttGGCAGTTCGACTGTTtaag ttgGTGGATAAGAATGAAGATGGGTTCTTAAACTTCCGTGAGTTAACAGAAGCATTAGGCTTAACATCTACTGTTGATGTAACTATAAGGctaaaaattctttatttacTACATTTATCACCACTTCTTTCAAATGATTTACTGTCTGCAACTGAACCAA atatttctGAAAGTGGAGCTGAATATGCCTCTGATGCTGCTGAATATTTTAATGCTAACATTTCAAGTG aatcaaacttaaatgatttaaaaacactaAGAAGTATTACTAATTGGCAACATTctacaatttgtttaccaaCCATGTCTGAAGAACGTTTTGTcgcattatgtaaaactatgtataATCTCATTGAAAATTCACCTAGAGACCAAGAAATGCATAATAACATATccaaaataa gtGCTATTTTATTAGAActtggaaatttaaataaagaagaGTCAAATAAA tcTGAAAATAGAAATGACAGTGAATGGTTTATAAATGCAGAACAATTTGTTGCTACTGCATTGACAGTACAAAAACTGGTCGAGTTTATTGGTGTAAGAGGTAATGTCTTACAAGCTCTTCGCGAAttgagaaataattaa